A single genomic interval of Coccidioides posadasii str. Silveira chromosome 1, complete sequence harbors:
- a CDS encoding uncharacterized protein (antiSMASH:Cluster_1.6~EggNog:ENOG410PJZJ~COG:Z) gives MRGEVCHIHIGQAGTQLGNSAWELYLLEHGLKADGRPDPEASDIGEAGSFGTFFTETGSGKYVPRSIFVDLDPSPIDEIRTGQYRQLFHPEMLISGKEDAANNYARGHYTIGKELVESVIDRIRRVADNCSSLQGFLIFHSFGGGTGSGFGALLLERLSTDYGKKSKLEFAVYPAPRLSTAVVEPYNAVLSTHSTIENSDCTFLVDNEAVYDICHRNLDIPRPGYEHLNRLIAQVVSSITSSLRFDGALNVDLNEFQTNLVPYPRIHYPLISYAPVVSSNRSSHESFKVHDLTFQCFEPNNQMVVCDPRNGKYMAVALLYRGDVVPRDCNAAIASLKAKTSFNLVEWCPTGFKLGINFQKPMRVPGGELAPVDRSVSMLSNTTAIAEAWSRLDHKFDLMYSKRAFVHWYVGEGMEEGEFSEAREDLAALEKDYEEVASDSLEAEVDDGVEY, from the exons ATGAGAGGCGAG GTCTGCCATATTCATATCGGCCAGGCTGGTACCCAGCTCGGTAACAGTGCTTGGGAATT GTACCTGCTCGAACATGGATTGAAGGCTGATGGTCGCCCTGACCCTGAGGCCAGCGACATTGGCGAAGCCGGCTCCTTCGGGACCTTCTTCACTGAGACCGGAAGCGGTAAATATGTCCCACGATCTATCTTCGTCGACCTGGATCCATCT CCCATCGATGAGATCCGCACTGGCCAATACCGACAGCTCTTCCACCCTGAGATGTTGATTAGTGGAAAGGAGGATGCTGCTAACAACT ATGCTCGTGGCCACTACACAATTGGAAAGGAACTGGTTGAGAGCGTCATCGATCGCATTCGTCGCGTTGCCG ACAACTGCTCGTCCCTTCaaggtttcttgatcttcCACTCCTTTGGCGGTGGTACCGGTTCTGGTTTCGGTGCTCTCCTTTTGGAGCGCCTTTCCACCGACTATGGCAAGAAGTCCAAGCTTGAATTTGCTGTCTACCCGGCTCCTCGTCTCTCCACTGCCGTCGTCGAGCCATACAACGCCGTCCTCTCTACGCACAGCACAATCGAAAACTCTGACTGCACCTTCCTTGTCGACAACGAGGCCGTCTACGATATCTGCCACCGCAACCTAGACATTCCTCGCCCCGGTTACGAGCACCTTAACCGTCTCATCGCCCAGGTTGTCAGCTCCATCACCTCTAGCTTGCGTTTCGACGGTGCTTTGAACGTCGATTTGAATGAATTCCAAACCAACTTGGTGCCGTATCCTCGTATTCACTACCCTCTGATCAGCTATGCTCCAGTTGTCTCCAGCAACCGCAGCTCTCACGAGAGCTTCAAGGTTCATGACTTGACCTTCCAAT GCTTCGAGCCCAACAACCAAATGGTCGTCTGCGATCCCCGCAATGGAAAGTACATGGCTGTTGCCCTCCTCTACCGTGGTGATGTCGTGCCCCGCGACTGCAATGCTGCTATTGCTTCGCTCAAGGCCAAGACATCGTTCAACTTGGTTGAATGGTGCCCAACTGGATTCAAGCTTGGCATCAACTTCCAGAAACCAATGCGCGTTCCCGGAGGCGAGCTCGCCCCTGTTGACCGCTCCGTCAGCATGCTTTCCAACACAACTGCTATCGCCGAAGCCTGGAGCCGTCTTGACCACAAGTTCGACCTCATGTACTCCAAGCGTGCTTTCGTTCATTGGTACGTTGGTGAGGGTATGGAAGAAGGTGAATTCTCTGAGGCCCGTGAAGACCTTGCTGCCTTGGAGAAGGACTACGAGGAAGTCGCCAGCGACAGCTTGGAGGCTGAGGTTGACGATGGCGTTGAGTACTAA